One window from the genome of Gopherus evgoodei ecotype Sinaloan lineage chromosome 2, rGopEvg1_v1.p, whole genome shotgun sequence encodes:
- the BASP1 gene encoding brain acid soluble protein 1 isoform X1 has product MLHCLNFKLEITPNMGGKLSKKKKGYNVNDEKAKDKDKKAEGAATEEEETPKQNEDAQQTTETAEVKENNKEEKGDKESQVAANKTEDKEGEKEKAVSQEEVQKSEPEKPEAIVDAKVEPQKNNEQLAPKQEEQTSASAPAASSEAPKTSEPSNDAKVSQPSEATATSKADDKSKEEGEAKKTEAPTTPAAQETKSDVAPASDSKPSSSEAAPSSKETPAATEAPSSTPKASAPAAPPEEAKSSEVPATNSDQTIAVQD; this is encoded by the coding sequence aaCTCCAAACATGGGAGGCAAACTTAGCAAGAAGAAGAAGGGATACAATGTGAATGATGAAAAAGCTAAAGACAAGGACAAGAAGGCTGAGGGAGCAGCTACTGAGGAAGAGGAGACTCCAAAACAGAATGAGGATGCCCAGCAAACCACAGAGACCGCAGAAGTGAAGGAGAACAACAAGGAGGAGAAGGGTGATAAAGAGTCCCAGGTTGCTGCCAataagacagaagacaaagaaggggaaaaagaaaaagccgTGAGCCAGGAAGAAGTCCAGAAATCTGAACCAGAGAAGCCAGAGGCCATTGTTGATGCAAAAGTGGAGCCACAGAAGAACAATGAACAACTGGCACCTAAGCAAGAGGAACAGACTTCAgcctctgctcctgctgccagTAGTGAAGCACCTAAAACTTCTGAGCCCAGCAATGATGCAAAAGTTTCCCAGCCTTCAGAAGCCACAGCTACTAGTAAAGCGGATGACAAGAGCAAAGAGGAAGGGGAAGCCAAAAAGACTGAGGCTCCCACAACACCTGCAGCGCAAGAAACTAAAAGTGATGTGGCCCCAGCTTCAGACTCAAAACCTAGCAGCAGCGAGGCTGCACCTTCTTCCAAGGAGACCCCGGCAGCAACAGAAGCACCTAGTTCTACTCCCAAGGCTTCAGCGCCTGCAGCCCCACCAGAGGAAGCAAAATCTTCTGAAGTTCCAGCGACTAATTCGGATCAAACCATAGCAGTGCAAGATTAA
- the BASP1 gene encoding brain acid soluble protein 1 isoform X2, with amino-acid sequence MGGKLSKKKKGYNVNDEKAKDKDKKAEGAATEEEETPKQNEDAQQTTETAEVKENNKEEKGDKESQVAANKTEDKEGEKEKAVSQEEVQKSEPEKPEAIVDAKVEPQKNNEQLAPKQEEQTSASAPAASSEAPKTSEPSNDAKVSQPSEATATSKADDKSKEEGEAKKTEAPTTPAAQETKSDVAPASDSKPSSSEAAPSSKETPAATEAPSSTPKASAPAAPPEEAKSSEVPATNSDQTIAVQD; translated from the coding sequence ATGGGAGGCAAACTTAGCAAGAAGAAGAAGGGATACAATGTGAATGATGAAAAAGCTAAAGACAAGGACAAGAAGGCTGAGGGAGCAGCTACTGAGGAAGAGGAGACTCCAAAACAGAATGAGGATGCCCAGCAAACCACAGAGACCGCAGAAGTGAAGGAGAACAACAAGGAGGAGAAGGGTGATAAAGAGTCCCAGGTTGCTGCCAataagacagaagacaaagaaggggaaaaagaaaaagccgTGAGCCAGGAAGAAGTCCAGAAATCTGAACCAGAGAAGCCAGAGGCCATTGTTGATGCAAAAGTGGAGCCACAGAAGAACAATGAACAACTGGCACCTAAGCAAGAGGAACAGACTTCAgcctctgctcctgctgccagTAGTGAAGCACCTAAAACTTCTGAGCCCAGCAATGATGCAAAAGTTTCCCAGCCTTCAGAAGCCACAGCTACTAGTAAAGCGGATGACAAGAGCAAAGAGGAAGGGGAAGCCAAAAAGACTGAGGCTCCCACAACACCTGCAGCGCAAGAAACTAAAAGTGATGTGGCCCCAGCTTCAGACTCAAAACCTAGCAGCAGCGAGGCTGCACCTTCTTCCAAGGAGACCCCGGCAGCAACAGAAGCACCTAGTTCTACTCCCAAGGCTTCAGCGCCTGCAGCCCCACCAGAGGAAGCAAAATCTTCTGAAGTTCCAGCGACTAATTCGGATCAAACCATAGCAGTGCAAGATTAA